A genomic segment from Kiritimatiellia bacterium encodes:
- a CDS encoding vitamin B12-dependent ribonucleotide reductase, translated as MLESRTAGSVSERKRAEAGSEFRRPGRKKGPHRKASPAGLTMRRVFSTAGISPFDQVQWERRKATITDDKGKVIFEQPNVEVPATWSMLATNVVASKYFYGDPTKPNEREFSVRQLIHRVARTIADWGLRDGYFATKADAEIFYDELVFLCLNQYGAFNSPVWFNCGLYQQYGVGKDGGPGNFFYNRKTGQVEVAPTQYEHPQCSACFIQRVEDTMEDIMELARSEAMLFKYGSGSGTDLSTLRSTREKLSGGGRPSGPLSFLRVYDAVASVIKSGGKTRRAAKMNTLKVWHPDIKEFIEAKAKEEKKAWALIEAGYDGSFNGEAYATVAFQNENLSVRVTDEFMQAVLEDRDWTTHWVTDPSKAGPTYKARELMRAIAEGTWICGDPGVQYEDTIQLWHTCKNDGPINSSNPCSEYMFLDDTACNLASLNLMKFMNEAGVFDIERFKAAVEIFITAQEIIVDNASYPTRDIALNSHIYRTLGLGYANLGSLLMSQGLPYDSEEGRAMAAAITAIMHCHAYAQSARLAEKMGPFEAFARNREPMLRVIEMHREATRKIGPSCPGYLREAAQRCADEALELGRQFGYRNAQVTVLAPTGTIGFMMDCDTTGVEPDIALVKYKLLAGGGMLKIVNRTVSQALRKLGYDAKTIEDIVKYIDQNDTIEGAPGLKEEHLPVFDCAFKPRNGKRFIPYPAHIKMMAAVQPFLSGAISKTVNMPNEATVDEIMQTYIEGWRLGLKALAIYRDGCKRSQPVSTGKEEKKADAVRAAAPAETAQGGNGAKVRPLRRRMPSTRRSITHKFDIAGHEGYLTVGLYDDGTPGELFITMAKEGSTVGGLMDAFGTAISMCLQYGVPVKSLVEKFAHTRFEPSGFTKNPDIPIAKSIPDYIFRWFGMTFLDGYKEPAAARPLTLDSGDTHHGELPPTSQPRQAQAVPQTTSAPAAAPASTPTRESRSGALQRLDEQFEHFQGDAPACDNCGAITVRSGACYKCYNCGNSMGCS; from the coding sequence ATGCTGGAAAGTCGAACGGCGGGCAGTGTGAGCGAGCGGAAGCGCGCGGAAGCTGGCTCTGAATTTCGGAGGCCAGGCCGGAAAAAGGGCCCTCACCGTAAAGCATCCCCTGCGGGTTTGACGATGCGGCGCGTGTTCAGCACAGCCGGGATCAGCCCATTTGACCAGGTCCAATGGGAGCGCCGAAAGGCGACGATCACGGACGACAAGGGTAAGGTCATTTTTGAGCAGCCCAACGTTGAGGTCCCGGCCACTTGGTCGATGCTGGCGACGAATGTGGTCGCATCCAAGTATTTCTACGGCGATCCCACTAAGCCGAATGAACGCGAATTCTCGGTCCGCCAGTTGATTCACCGCGTGGCGCGAACGATCGCCGACTGGGGTTTGCGGGATGGGTATTTCGCGACAAAGGCAGACGCGGAGATCTTTTACGACGAGCTCGTCTTCCTTTGCCTCAACCAGTACGGCGCGTTCAATTCACCTGTCTGGTTCAACTGCGGGCTCTATCAGCAGTACGGAGTCGGCAAAGATGGCGGGCCGGGCAATTTCTTCTACAACCGCAAGACCGGCCAGGTCGAGGTGGCGCCCACGCAATATGAGCATCCGCAATGCTCCGCCTGTTTCATCCAGCGCGTCGAGGACACAATGGAGGACATCATGGAGCTCGCACGCTCCGAGGCCATGTTGTTCAAGTACGGCTCGGGCAGCGGGACGGACCTGTCGACCCTCCGGTCCACGCGCGAGAAGCTCTCCGGCGGTGGGCGACCGAGCGGACCGCTCTCATTTCTGCGCGTCTACGACGCCGTGGCCAGCGTGATCAAGTCCGGCGGCAAGACCCGGCGCGCGGCCAAGATGAACACACTTAAGGTGTGGCACCCGGACATCAAGGAATTTATCGAGGCGAAAGCGAAGGAAGAAAAGAAAGCATGGGCCCTCATTGAAGCCGGCTACGATGGCAGCTTCAACGGTGAGGCCTATGCGACCGTCGCATTCCAGAATGAGAACCTCAGTGTGCGCGTGACGGATGAGTTTATGCAGGCCGTTCTGGAGGATCGCGACTGGACGACGCACTGGGTCACCGACCCCTCAAAGGCAGGCCCCACATACAAGGCGCGCGAACTCATGCGGGCGATCGCCGAGGGCACATGGATCTGCGGGGATCCCGGCGTGCAGTACGAGGACACCATCCAACTCTGGCACACATGCAAAAACGACGGGCCAATCAATTCCTCGAACCCGTGCAGCGAATACATGTTCCTCGACGACACGGCGTGCAACCTCGCGTCGCTGAACCTGATGAAGTTCATGAATGAGGCCGGCGTGTTCGATATCGAACGTTTCAAGGCCGCCGTGGAAATCTTTATCACTGCGCAGGAAATCATCGTCGACAACGCCAGTTACCCGACTCGCGATATCGCGCTGAATAGCCACATTTACCGGACGCTCGGGCTCGGCTACGCCAACCTCGGTAGCCTCCTGATGTCGCAGGGCCTCCCCTACGACAGCGAGGAGGGTCGTGCAATGGCCGCGGCCATCACGGCCATTATGCACTGCCATGCCTATGCCCAATCCGCGCGGCTTGCGGAAAAAATGGGTCCGTTCGAAGCTTTCGCCCGCAACCGAGAACCGATGTTGCGCGTGATCGAGATGCACCGCGAGGCGACGCGTAAAATCGGGCCCTCTTGCCCTGGCTACCTGCGCGAGGCCGCGCAGCGCTGCGCCGACGAGGCGCTCGAACTCGGCCGCCAGTTCGGTTACCGCAATGCGCAAGTGACTGTTCTCGCGCCCACGGGCACCATCGGATTCATGATGGACTGCGATACGACAGGCGTCGAGCCGGACATCGCCCTTGTCAAATACAAGCTGCTGGCCGGCGGCGGCATGCTCAAGATCGTCAACCGAACGGTCAGCCAGGCGTTGCGCAAACTGGGATATGACGCGAAAACCATCGAAGACATCGTCAAATATATCGATCAGAACGACACGATCGAGGGTGCGCCCGGGCTGAAGGAAGAGCATCTGCCGGTATTTGACTGCGCGTTCAAGCCGCGGAACGGCAAGCGATTCATTCCCTATCCGGCTCACATCAAGATGATGGCAGCCGTCCAGCCGTTCCTGTCCGGCGCGATCTCCAAGACCGTTAACATGCCGAATGAGGCGACGGTTGACGAAATCATGCAGACCTATATTGAGGGGTGGCGGCTCGGCCTTAAGGCCCTCGCCATCTATCGCGACGGATGCAAACGAAGCCAGCCGGTCAGCACCGGCAAGGAGGAGAAAAAAGCGGATGCGGTCCGGGCGGCCGCCCCCGCCGAAACGGCTCAGGGCGGGAACGGAGCCAAGGTTCGCCCACTTCGCCGGCGCATGCCCAGCACGCGCCGCTCCATCACCCACAAATTCGATATCGCCGGCCACGAAGGGTACCTCACCGTCGGCCTGTATGACGACGGGACGCCCGGCGAACTGTTCATCACCATGGCCAAGGAAGGCAGCACGGTCGGCGGCCTGATGGACGCCTTTGGCACGGCCATCTCCATGTGCCTGCAATACGGCGTTCCGGTGAAATCGCTCGTCGAGAAATTTGCGCATACCCGCTTCGAACCGAGCGGCTTCACGAAAAACCCAGACATTCCGATCGCGAAGTCGATTCCCGACTACATCTTCCGCTGGTTCGGCATGACCTTCCTCGACGGATACAAGGAGCCGGCGGCGGCGCGCCCGCTGACCCTTGATTCCGGCGATACGCACCACGGCGAATTGCCGCCGACCAGTCAGCCTCGGCAGGCGCAGGCGGTCCCGCAGACCACAAGTGCGCCCGCTGCTGCTCCCGCCTCCACGCCCACACGCGAGTCCCGATCGGGCGCTCTCCAGCGGCTCGACGAACAGTTCGAGCACTTCCAGGGCGACGCGCCCGCCTGCGACAACTGCGGGGCCATCACCGTCCGAAGTGGCGCATGCTACAAGTGCTACAATTGCGGCAATTCGATGGGTTGTTCCTGA
- a CDS encoding HD domain-containing protein codes for MSFHVPARDNSKLKMLLERINADVELKQLWKCANVNAVDRSGISDHGEVHIRIVANAALKILRLLVDGGIAPSVVRNHGLTRDDAEVIVVLAACLHDIGISVHRDDHEKYSLWLAYPKARALLAGIYEEPALTIVTQETLHAIIAHDADQRCLTIEAGVVKVADTTDMTEGRSRIPFEAGQVNIHSVSALAIKDVKIDKGESRPVRISVTLSNSAGIFQLDNLLKHKLKNSTLAHLVEVVAQMEEGTAEKRLFEVYTL; via the coding sequence ATGAGCTTTCACGTTCCCGCCAGAGACAATTCCAAACTCAAGATGCTGCTGGAACGGATCAACGCCGACGTCGAGCTGAAGCAGCTCTGGAAATGCGCGAATGTCAACGCCGTCGATCGAAGCGGAATCAGCGATCATGGCGAAGTACACATTCGGATTGTCGCGAATGCGGCGTTGAAAATCCTACGGCTGCTCGTCGACGGCGGCATCGCGCCGAGCGTCGTTCGGAACCACGGCCTGACTCGAGACGATGCCGAGGTGATCGTCGTGCTGGCTGCATGCCTACACGACATCGGGATTTCCGTCCACCGCGATGACCACGAGAAATATTCGCTCTGGCTCGCATACCCGAAGGCGCGCGCGCTACTGGCCGGCATCTACGAGGAGCCCGCCCTCACGATCGTGACGCAGGAGACCCTGCACGCGATCATCGCGCACGACGCCGATCAGCGCTGCCTCACCATCGAGGCAGGCGTCGTCAAGGTCGCCGACACGACCGACATGACCGAGGGGCGCTCGCGTATCCCGTTCGAGGCAGGCCAGGTGAACATCCACTCCGTCTCGGCGCTCGCGATCAAGGACGTCAAAATCGACAAAGGCGAGTCACGACCCGTCCGCATTTCCGTCACGCTCTCCAATTCGGCCGGGATCTTTCAACTCGACAACCTCCTCAAGCACAAGCTGAAGAACTCCACGCTGGCGCACCTCGTCGAGGTGGTTGCGCAGATGGAGGAAGGCACCGCGGAGAAACGACTCTTCGAGGTGTACACGCTTTAG
- a CDS encoding AEC family transporter, with translation MGILVGIIAAGWWSRRRLIVGDESTRLLSRFCTDICFPALTFTQMLRIIGEWPATLQATLIGLGVFLLALSIGAAGWLTRGLPADARRTAWLSAAIPNWIFLPLPIAGLLHGPDGVATVLLVNVSAQILLWTVGVAILRGFRKTASSGVAAIANPGLVATVLGVAVAAGIPESRGWFDQPGPAGSALRLLAAFGGLTIPLSMWVTGAQLGAIAAPWRMDPPLRRVLWARLVLIPAITTAALATASAFHPLSTAVFQTSVLIAAMPTAISCGVLVERYGGDRDLAGRAIFASTLLGLASVPLLLGLTHALFR, from the coding sequence ATGGGGATTCTAGTCGGCATAATCGCTGCGGGCTGGTGGTCCCGCAGGCGCTTGATTGTGGGCGATGAGTCGACCCGACTGCTGAGCCGCTTCTGCACAGATATTTGTTTCCCCGCGCTGACGTTCACGCAAATGCTCCGCATCATCGGCGAATGGCCGGCAACGCTACAGGCAACGTTGATCGGCCTCGGCGTTTTCCTTCTGGCTTTGTCCATCGGGGCCGCCGGATGGCTGACCCGAGGCCTTCCCGCAGACGCACGCCGTACGGCCTGGCTCTCTGCAGCCATCCCGAACTGGATATTCCTCCCTTTGCCGATTGCGGGCTTGCTCCACGGGCCGGACGGCGTGGCCACTGTTCTCCTGGTGAATGTCAGCGCGCAAATCCTGCTGTGGACGGTCGGCGTCGCCATTCTCCGCGGCTTTCGCAAAACCGCGAGCTCCGGCGTCGCGGCGATCGCGAATCCCGGGCTGGTCGCCACAGTTCTCGGCGTGGCGGTGGCCGCGGGGATTCCAGAGAGCCGGGGCTGGTTCGATCAGCCGGGTCCTGCAGGCTCCGCCCTCCGGCTGCTGGCGGCGTTTGGCGGACTCACGATTCCGCTGTCGATGTGGGTCACGGGCGCCCAGCTCGGCGCGATCGCCGCGCCATGGCGAATGGACCCGCCACTGCGCCGCGTACTATGGGCGCGGCTCGTACTCATCCCCGCGATCACTACCGCCGCACTCGCCACGGCCAGCGCCTTCCACCCCCTCTCAACCGCCGTATTCCAGACGTCCGTCCTTATCGCCGCGATGCCGACGGCGATCTCCTGCGGGGTACTGGTCGAGCGGTACGGCGGCGATCGCGACCTCGCGGGTCGGGCGATTTTTGCATCGACCCTGCTTGGGCTCGCCAGCGTCCCGCTGCTGCTAGGTTTGACCCACGCATTATTCCGCTGA
- a CDS encoding prepilin-type N-terminal cleavage/methylation domain-containing protein, translating into MKQINRISSGFTLIELLVVIAIIAILAALLTPMASSSIEKGRRSACRSNIRDLGLAFMLWARDHEDWLPLKDNYPAYTGGNLTGEWPMRNHVLKLASNQYVRSTKQWLCPSDKVDGPGGSIQVRDPKTFFGTGADTYNTRGHCSYMYVAGYNLMSTPEVLSTAPVLADESNEIENGAATPGNMPPIGPRDNHGANYRNVLYLDGSVRAHETADAANSIFNALVQPNRLQSVD; encoded by the coding sequence ATGAAACAAATCAACCGCATATCATCGGGCTTCACGCTCATCGAGCTGCTCGTGGTGATCGCAATCATCGCGATCCTCGCCGCGCTGCTCACGCCGATGGCCTCTTCGTCCATCGAAAAAGGGCGCCGTTCCGCCTGCCGCTCGAACATTCGCGACCTCGGTCTCGCGTTCATGCTGTGGGCTCGCGATCATGAAGACTGGCTGCCGCTGAAAGACAACTACCCCGCGTACACGGGCGGGAATCTGACCGGCGAATGGCCGATGCGGAACCATGTCCTCAAGCTCGCGTCAAACCAGTACGTGCGGTCCACGAAACAATGGCTCTGCCCCAGCGACAAAGTCGACGGACCGGGCGGCTCCATCCAAGTCCGTGATCCCAAAACTTTCTTTGGAACCGGCGCGGACACGTACAACACACGCGGGCATTGCAGCTACATGTATGTGGCCGGCTACAATCTGATGTCCACGCCGGAGGTTCTGTCCACCGCACCCGTCCTCGCGGATGAATCGAACGAAATTGAAAACGGCGCCGCCACACCCGGCAACATGCCGCCGATCGGTCCGAGGGACAACCACGGCGCCAATTATCGGAATGTGCTTTACCTCGACGGCTCTGTCCGCGCGCACGAAACCGCAGACGCGGCCAATTCGATCTTCAACGCGCTGGTCCAGCCCAACCGACTTCAGAGCGTCGACTGA
- a CDS encoding DUF4032 domain-containing protein, which produces MANQDPNHCSSDVEAWVRRTLVVQQWERIKQEILLHKWYESERAGYDIGWERASVDWLVRYGCRRHLPPSS; this is translated from the coding sequence ATGGCGAATCAGGACCCTAATCATTGTTCATCGGACGTTGAGGCGTGGGTTCGTCGGACCTTGGTCGTCCAGCAATGGGAGCGGATTAAGCAGGAAATCCTGCTGCACAAGTGGTACGAAAGCGAACGCGCCGGTTACGACATTGGATGGGAGCGCGCTTCAGTGGACTGGCTGGTGCGCTACGGTTGCCGGCGCCATCTTCCGCCCTCCTCCTGA
- a CDS encoding DUF721 domain-containing protein produces the protein MNRFGRTRRLSPGRWQVERERFQLPPDCPPVQAGEAVSIGDLTAAVLSEAGLESRMWSHALLNEWADLVGPAIARRARPGSLEKGVLTVFVSNAVWQQELQRFGQAELLKKLQARFGAGRITRIRFAPDPDLRGPDRSKRGDC, from the coding sequence ATGAACAGATTCGGTCGGACCCGCCGCCTGTCGCCCGGCAGATGGCAGGTGGAGCGGGAACGCTTTCAATTGCCGCCCGATTGTCCACCTGTTCAGGCTGGCGAAGCCGTCTCCATTGGAGATCTGACCGCCGCTGTGCTTTCGGAGGCGGGCCTCGAATCCCGTATGTGGTCTCATGCTCTCTTGAATGAGTGGGCCGACTTGGTGGGGCCCGCGATTGCCCGGAGGGCCCGGCCCGGCTCCCTCGAAAAGGGCGTGTTGACGGTCTTTGTCAGCAATGCCGTGTGGCAGCAGGAGCTCCAGCGGTTCGGCCAGGCCGAGTTGCTCAAAAAGTTGCAGGCACGGTTTGGCGCCGGCCGTATCACGAGAATCCGCTTTGCGCCGGACCCGGACCTCCGCGGTCCTGATCGTTCGAAACGTGGCGATTGCTGA
- the rpoZ gene encoding DNA-directed RNA polymerase subunit omega: MNISYLDRAKERVNNVPLLINMVSRRVRQLISGQRPLVKPDSPNQPPMEIALKEIAEGKLTAELGIAAQPRPSNPDNFLTL; this comes from the coding sequence ATGAACATCTCGTATCTTGATCGAGCCAAAGAGCGTGTGAACAACGTTCCGCTGCTGATCAATATGGTCTCGCGCCGCGTCCGCCAGCTTATCAGCGGGCAGCGCCCGCTGGTCAAGCCGGACAGCCCGAACCAGCCGCCGATGGAGATCGCCCTCAAGGAAATTGCCGAAGGCAAGCTGACGGCGGAGCTCGGGATTGCCGCGCAGCCGCGGCCGTCGAACCCGGACAATTTCCTGACCCTCTGA
- the smpB gene encoding SsrA-binding protein SmpB, translated as MSSAPNSSSGVKILATNRKARHHYHILENIEAGIELRGSEVKSIRAGEVSLQEGYATVENGEVYLHGVRIQPYSHARAADQDPDRPRRLLLHRSQINRLLGLTAIKGHTLLPLDLHLRNGRIKVELGLARGKQLVDKRETLKRREADREARRAMARARK; from the coding sequence ATGAGTTCCGCGCCGAATTCATCGTCGGGCGTAAAAATCCTCGCGACCAACCGCAAGGCCCGCCATCACTACCATATCCTGGAAAACATCGAGGCCGGCATCGAGCTGCGCGGCTCGGAGGTGAAGTCCATCCGCGCCGGCGAGGTCAGTTTGCAGGAGGGCTACGCGACGGTCGAGAACGGCGAAGTGTACCTGCACGGCGTGCGCATCCAACCGTATTCTCACGCGCGCGCGGCGGACCAGGATCCCGACCGTCCGCGGCGCTTGTTGCTGCACAGGTCGCAAATCAACCGGCTCCTCGGCCTGACCGCCATTAAAGGGCATACTCTTTTGCCATTGGACTTGCATCTGAGGAACGGGCGGATCAAGGTGGAGTTGGGATTGGCCCGAGGGAAGCAATTGGTGGACAAACGCGAAACCCTCAAGCGGCGAGAAGCGGATCGCGAGGCTCGCCGCGCGATGGCAAGGGCCAGGAAATGA
- a CDS encoding DUF4412 domain-containing protein, translating into MMKRIVIWGLLGLLPLAGASAGNPKVVDQFSADQLMTVGDSIITTRIYVARGNVRSETVMPGLPEPSVTIINGARKVVWVLMPGGMYLERSIDIKEDMSNAAWADPNLLEPVGKETIDGVECEVFRVKAPDQDILYYVRASDRIPVRMSSQTHNVRVDWKNVKVGPQPANLFELPPGAKKFGLPGGFKIPGLQ; encoded by the coding sequence ATGATGAAACGAATCGTGATCTGGGGATTGTTGGGTCTTTTGCCGCTGGCCGGCGCGTCCGCTGGCAACCCCAAAGTCGTCGATCAGTTCAGCGCGGATCAGTTGATGACGGTGGGCGACTCGATCATTACCACGCGCATTTACGTTGCGCGGGGAAATGTCCGGTCGGAAACGGTGATGCCCGGGTTGCCGGAACCTTCTGTGACTATTATCAACGGCGCCCGCAAGGTAGTATGGGTGCTGATGCCCGGCGGGATGTATCTGGAACGGTCGATTGACATCAAAGAAGACATGTCGAATGCCGCGTGGGCCGATCCGAACCTCCTCGAGCCGGTCGGCAAGGAGACCATCGACGGCGTTGAATGCGAAGTCTTCCGCGTGAAGGCGCCGGATCAGGACATTCTCTACTATGTTCGCGCGTCCGATCGGATTCCAGTGCGAATGTCGAGCCAAACCCACAACGTCCGAGTCGACTGGAAAAACGTCAAGGTCGGACCACAGCCGGCCAACCTGTTTGAATTGCCCCCGGGCGCGAAGAAATTCGGATTGCCAGGGGGCTTCAAGATTCCCGGGCTGCAATAG
- the panB gene encoding 3-methyl-2-oxobutanoate hydroxymethyltransferase translates to MSGRWTVPRIRELKGRQRFAVLTAADFTAAQLIDEAGLPMILVGDSLGMTVLGYSTTLPVTLEQMLHHSAAVRRGAPNALVITDLPFLTYQASISDAILNAGRCLKEAGVDGVKLEGGEIRAPHVRALVENGIPVLGHIGLLPQSVHAMGGYRVQGRTEAEVERLIRDARALEEAGAFAIVLEGMPAGAARRITESVGVPTIGIGAGPYCDGQILVLHDLLGLTERPPRFAKRYADLRSEMRRAILQYRNDVEAGSFPGPEHQY, encoded by the coding sequence ATGAGCGGGCGCTGGACCGTTCCGCGGATTCGCGAGTTGAAGGGCCGGCAGCGGTTCGCGGTCCTGACGGCGGCGGATTTTACGGCTGCGCAACTGATCGACGAGGCGGGGCTGCCGATGATCCTCGTGGGCGATTCGCTCGGGATGACGGTCCTCGGCTATTCGACGACCCTCCCGGTGACGCTGGAGCAGATGCTCCACCACTCGGCGGCCGTGCGGCGCGGGGCGCCGAACGCGCTAGTGATCACCGACTTGCCCTTCCTGACCTACCAGGCGTCCATCTCGGACGCGATCCTGAATGCCGGCCGATGTCTGAAGGAGGCCGGCGTGGACGGGGTCAAGCTCGAGGGGGGCGAGATCCGCGCGCCGCACGTGCGCGCGCTGGTAGAAAACGGAATTCCGGTCCTCGGGCACATCGGGTTGCTGCCGCAGAGCGTCCACGCGATGGGCGGCTACCGCGTCCAGGGCCGCACCGAGGCGGAGGTGGAGCGGCTGATTCGCGACGCGCGCGCCCTCGAAGAAGCCGGCGCCTTTGCGATCGTGTTGGAAGGTATGCCCGCCGGCGCGGCGCGGCGAATTACGGAGTCGGTCGGCGTGCCGACCATCGGGATTGGCGCGGGGCCGTATTGCGACGGGCAAATCCTCGTCCTCCACGATCTGCTCGGGCTGACCGAGCGGCCGCCGCGGTTCGCGAAGCGCTACGCGGATCTGCGCTCAGAGATGCGGCGGGCCATCCTGCAGTATCGCAACGACGTCGAGGCGGGGTCCTTCCCCGGGCCGGAGCATCAGTACTGA
- a CDS encoding tetratricopeptide repeat protein, translating into MRLACFCLAAALAGSGCSRSGAGAADAGAALSSGWQNFRLAEFDLATRDFEAALAAAAPGSEPYLQALFGLANVWNLRRPGEDPEKARAYYQRILREAPGHDLAAWSELALARMIHVVPVGQEPDYAAVRAAYRAIMDKYPGHLAAKEATIYLNATLVATLDPDLTRQAISNLQAFVASGTREFLQPAWSLMAVGYNTLGMQKERLEAEIRALETTEIDPANPFNEFAWQYWNIATIAEFETGDFDLARAYYRRLIEEYPADVRVYPAREALERMDRVEAALREGREISL; encoded by the coding sequence GTGCGATTGGCTTGTTTTTGCCTCGCGGCCGCGTTGGCGGGATCGGGGTGTTCGCGGTCCGGCGCGGGCGCAGCCGACGCTGGCGCGGCGCTGTCGTCGGGCTGGCAGAATTTCCGGCTGGCAGAATTCGATCTGGCGACGCGCGATTTTGAGGCGGCGCTGGCTGCGGCGGCGCCGGGCTCGGAGCCCTATTTGCAGGCGCTGTTCGGACTGGCGAATGTGTGGAATCTGCGGCGCCCGGGGGAGGATCCCGAGAAAGCGCGTGCGTACTATCAGCGAATCCTTCGAGAGGCGCCGGGCCATGATCTTGCCGCCTGGAGCGAGCTGGCGCTGGCCCGGATGATTCACGTGGTGCCCGTGGGGCAGGAGCCGGATTACGCCGCCGTCCGGGCGGCGTATCGCGCGATTATGGATAAATACCCCGGCCACCTCGCAGCCAAGGAAGCCACGATCTACCTCAATGCGACCCTTGTCGCGACGCTGGATCCGGATCTAACCCGGCAGGCGATTTCGAACCTGCAGGCGTTTGTCGCCAGTGGAACTCGGGAATTCCTGCAGCCGGCGTGGTCCCTAATGGCGGTCGGGTACAACACGCTCGGCATGCAGAAAGAGCGGCTGGAGGCGGAGATTCGCGCGTTGGAGACGACGGAGATCGACCCGGCCAATCCGTTTAATGAATTCGCCTGGCAATATTGGAACATCGCGACGATCGCCGAGTTCGAGACGGGGGATTTTGACTTGGCGCGCGCCTATTATCGGCGGCTGATCGAGGAGTATCCGGCCGACGTTCGAGTCTACCCGGCGCGAGAAGCCTTGGAACGAATGGACCGGGTGGAAGCTGCGCTTCGCGAGGGGCGGGAGATTTCGCTGTGA